GGAAGCGAGTGTGGAATAGGGGGAGAATTGATAATAGTAACAAGAATTAACTAGTAATTGGTGGTATTATGGTTAAAAGATTTAATTAAGAATAAGGAGGAGATTCCTTGAAAATTATGCGTAACTCAGACCTTTTAAATGACAGTGAGATAATGGATTTATTAGATGATTCTCAAAGGACGATTAAATCTTTTAACAAAGAAGAACTTACAGAAACAGCTAGGGCTATATTAAGAGAATCGTTAGAAAAATCCATAGAAATATATAAACAAAATAAAGATTTTGGAAGTGTTGAAACCTTTAGCATTATATTGTGTAATTTTGAGAGCTTAAAATTTTATTTAGAGTTTGATCATGAAAATTCTATTGCATATTCTTTTGAATGTAATAAAGAGACTGAGCATTATGCTTTAAAAGATAGTGGTTTTTTTACCTTGTTAAAATAAAAAGAAAGCTCTAAAAACTGTTTGCAGTGAATCCTGAAGAGAGGACACTAAAAAAAGTATACCTATTTCAGATTCAGTCCATTTAGCTTTTAGAGCTCCTAATATTTTGAATTAATTATTTAATACCATTAAATTCAACACCAGCAGGTGAAGGTCTTAAAACGGTCTTTCCATCTTTTACTACATAATCTGCCATAAATGAGGCTTTATTTTTATAATGTGCGATATTATAAGATCCTATTTTCCTATCTAGGAATGGTTTAATGTGAGTTTCATTGAAAAAATTATTTAGGACAATTGTAGAGTAGTTTGTATTTGGTAACATTGCATATCCATAAACTCTACCACCAATTTGATCTATACTACCTATTCCCATATTTCTAGCATATAATGTTGCATAAAATAACGTATCATTATGACTTACGTCACGGAAAACTACGCTACCTAGAGCAGCAATACTCCTTGTTTGAATTTTTTTAACAGTATTTAATTCATTAATTTTTTCACTAGGTATTATCTCAACTTGTTCTAAGTTTAATTTCTCTAGTATTTCTTCAATATTTTCTTCCATCGCATTAGGGTTTTCTTCGTAGTAATTCTCTATTATATTCATCTCGTCTAAAGTAGTAACTCTACGTGTGGGTGACATTACATCATTGTCGTTTAATAAACTATCAATTTCTTGTTGACTAAGGAATCCTTGAGTTTGAGCAAATCCTGTGTTAGGTAAAAAAGCAAAAACTAAAAGTAATAACATTGCTAACAATTTTGACATTTTATTTCCCATATGAATAACCCTCCCGTTTTTTTTTTTTTTTTAAAATATTTTGACTTATTGAAAAATAAAATGCAAGTAATTTTATATGAAATTTTAAAGCTTGAGGTCGGAAAAATACTATATTACATAGTAGAGACCAACATAACATTTTACACCTCCTTCTGAAGTGGCTATTCAGTTTAAAGGAGTGAAATCATTTTTGTATACGGGAAAGGAGAGTCGATTCTTTGGTGGGAGACTTGAATTCTGCACAAGAAGCTCTTTTTCTTATTTAAAATAAAAGAGCATCTCAAAAAACTTTGAGACGCTCTAACTGTTTATTTTCTTAACGCAAGCTTTGCAATACACGCAACTTGCATGTTTTTACAACATAGATTTAAGCTATGATAAAAACGTCCAATCTATAGTAATATTAACGCTGGAAACGATTATTTTATTGATTAGTTTGGCGACTATCAATCGCTTTTGGTCCGTCTCCTCGTTATTCCAAACGAATGTGGCTAACTGAGAGACTGTTTTCTATCTCATCATAATTTTTTAATTCGAAGATGCTGCTAAAGTGACTGGAGAATATGCATCACCTTACTAGGTTCTATGCGTTTTTTATAGTCTGCTTCGGCGCTAGCAAAACGGATAATGCCTGCTTTATCAATTACATAAGTAGCTGGTACTGGAAGTTCCCAAGAATGATCACCATTAAATGTTTCGAGTGAAATATCAAGCGATCTGTAGATAGGATATACATATTCAGGTAATTTAAATTTAAGATTATATTGTTCTGCTGTTTTATTGTGCAAGTCGCTTAAAACATGAAAATTTAATTCGTTCTTTTCTTGTACAGATGCAGAATAGTTTGGAGTTTGAGGGCTAACTGCAATCAATTGGCCCCCAATTGCCTTAATGTCATCATTCATTCGCTGGTATGCTTTCAACTCAAGGTTACAGAATGGACACCATGTACCGCGGTAAAATATCAGAACAACAGGCCCTTTCAAAAGTTCTTCAGACAAAGTTATCTTTTGACCTGTAGAATCCACTAAAGTGAAGTCAGGCGCTTTGACTCCAGCTCTTAAACCCCTACCGGAATCAGATGTACGTAAATCCTGAATCGATTTTTCGAATGCATCCAGCACTTCCTTTGGGAGCACCTTTTCCATATGTGTAGCTGCTATTTCTAAATCTCTTTGCAATTTTTGAAATGGCGTGTTTTCCATTATATCATCTCCGTATCGTATTATATTTTGTATGTAGTTATACGATA
This genomic interval from Lysinibacillus sphaericus contains the following:
- a CDS encoding peroxiredoxin-like family protein, with translation MENTPFQKLQRDLEIAATHMEKVLPKEVLDAFEKSIQDLRTSDSGRGLRAGVKAPDFTLVDSTGQKITLSEELLKGPVVLIFYRGTWCPFCNLELKAYQRMNDDIKAIGGQLIAVSPQTPNYSASVQEKNELNFHVLSDLHNKTAEQYNLKFKLPEYVYPIYRSLDISLETFNGDHSWELPVPATYVIDKAGIIRFASAEADYKKRIEPSKVMHILQSL